The following are encoded in a window of Mycobacteroides chelonae CCUG 47445 genomic DNA:
- a CDS encoding oxygenase MpaB family protein yields the protein MGSLRDDPRYAGTVEERRRRDRRYDFLLKLHGKNGKKALQIAEAPRQDDGYFGLDSLSFKVYENVMIAGMGALSGLFISTSDPDGAYGVGQHTTYYYDVVGRIRRSLLFFAGAVAGDTDMAVKVGRDLFRKHSHVNGEVPSTGELYRANHVETLKFTYVVGWPHLWRAYKQFGDPNATYEDECQFYKEQVKVCELMGMPAGELPDTPEAVEAWVQNAEKNLMAITRPAQELYDFLLHNPWTPLYPNAIMGVGVKLAIWAAIPLLTPYVREICDLETMRVRPAIGTFAIKGAVRALRNPIVEKLILPWFGYEMWGYMHNAIRHAPDTGPVPFDHEVGLKLQQGKGGTLEASACPMHALAMATQPQPAEATV from the coding sequence CGTGACCGGCGGTACGACTTCCTGCTGAAGCTGCACGGTAAGAACGGCAAGAAGGCGCTGCAGATCGCGGAGGCTCCTCGTCAGGACGACGGCTACTTCGGACTCGACTCGCTCAGTTTCAAGGTCTACGAAAACGTCATGATCGCCGGGATGGGGGCACTGTCCGGGCTGTTCATTTCCACAAGCGATCCTGATGGTGCCTACGGTGTCGGGCAGCACACCACCTACTACTACGACGTCGTGGGCCGGATCCGGCGGAGCCTGCTGTTCTTCGCCGGTGCCGTCGCAGGAGACACCGACATGGCGGTGAAGGTCGGCCGGGATCTGTTCCGCAAGCATTCGCATGTCAACGGCGAGGTGCCGTCGACGGGTGAGCTGTACCGTGCGAACCACGTTGAGACGCTGAAGTTCACGTATGTGGTGGGCTGGCCGCACCTGTGGCGTGCCTACAAGCAGTTCGGCGATCCGAACGCGACGTACGAGGACGAGTGCCAGTTCTACAAGGAGCAGGTAAAGGTCTGCGAGTTGATGGGCATGCCGGCGGGCGAGCTGCCCGATACCCCGGAGGCCGTGGAGGCCTGGGTTCAGAACGCGGAGAAGAACCTGATGGCGATCACCCGGCCGGCGCAGGAACTCTATGATTTCCTGCTCCATAATCCTTGGACGCCGTTGTACCCCAACGCGATCATGGGCGTAGGGGTCAAGCTGGCGATCTGGGCCGCGATTCCGTTGCTCACCCCGTATGTGCGGGAGATCTGTGATCTGGAAACGATGCGGGTACGGCCTGCCATCGGCACGTTCGCGATCAAGGGGGCGGTGCGTGCGCTGCGTAATCCGATTGTCGAAAAGCTGATTCTGCCCTGGTTCGGATACGAGATGTGGGGTTATATGCACAACGCGATCCGGCATGCACCGGACACCGGGCCGGTGCCTTTCGATCATGAAGTGGGCCTGAAACTGCAGCAGGGCAAGGGTGGAACGCTTGAGGCCAGTGCCTGCCCAATGCACGCACTGGCCATGGCGACGCAACCACAGCCGGCGGAGGCGACGGTATGA
- a CDS encoding peroxiredoxin-like family protein encodes MTRIDIMANERLLDDRHHLHEFQELWADGPVAFVFLRQFGSAFALRQAQSLNHYHDEIVAAGAKVVFIGLGTSIQGFTFRKRSQTRSLVLTTHDRTLYRTMGLWRYRRGTIGLSNLASWLELMREGVYPYQRTGDLYQLGGVFVATAGGREVTWDFRARKASDIAPAAEIARALVQASMRSPVGVMT; translated from the coding sequence ATGACGCGCATCGACATCATGGCCAATGAGCGGCTTCTCGATGATCGCCATCATCTGCATGAGTTCCAGGAGCTGTGGGCCGACGGTCCGGTGGCGTTCGTCTTCCTGCGTCAATTTGGCAGCGCCTTCGCGCTTCGGCAGGCCCAATCGCTCAACCACTACCACGATGAGATCGTCGCTGCGGGAGCGAAAGTCGTCTTCATCGGATTGGGCACGTCCATTCAGGGCTTCACCTTCCGTAAGCGCAGCCAGACGCGGTCCCTGGTGCTGACGACTCATGACCGGACCTTGTACCGGACGATGGGACTCTGGCGGTACCGACGAGGAACGATCGGGCTCTCGAACCTCGCATCGTGGCTCGAGCTCATGCGTGAGGGTGTGTATCCGTATCAACGAACCGGCGACCTCTACCAGCTGGGTGGTGTCTTCGTCGCAACGGCCGGCGGTCGCGAAGTCACCTGGGATTTCCGGGCGCGTAAGGCCTCGGATATCGCCCCCGCCGCAGAGATCGCCAGGGCACTGGTCCAGGCGTCGATGCGAAGCCCTGTTGGCGTAATGACGTAG
- a CDS encoding TetR/AcrR family transcriptional regulator, producing MSMPKALTRDELQAQTRELVLQAAETVFLQKGFHATTVAQIAAEAGRTQGSIYSNFESKDALCQQLLRIHYEGWLTQVALAVMAAESSAEKLEIVETKWRVLSGETDWIGLTAEYLLAVRHDPEQAQLIRENVAGLQAGVKAVFAGQLEAEGIAALDHPILDDAVAAIVATGMGLVVNHTLGLVEPDQSTNLFMQTLETWRDRLSSSH from the coding sequence GTGTCGATGCCGAAGGCGCTGACACGCGACGAACTTCAGGCGCAGACACGTGAGTTGGTACTGCAGGCCGCCGAAACGGTGTTCCTGCAGAAGGGCTTTCACGCAACGACGGTCGCGCAGATCGCGGCCGAGGCGGGACGCACTCAAGGTTCGATCTACAGTAACTTCGAAAGCAAAGACGCACTGTGTCAGCAACTCCTGCGTATTCATTACGAAGGATGGCTGACTCAGGTCGCGTTGGCGGTGATGGCTGCGGAAAGCTCGGCAGAAAAACTCGAAATCGTCGAGACAAAATGGCGGGTACTGAGTGGTGAGACAGACTGGATCGGTCTCACAGCGGAATACCTACTCGCCGTCCGGCACGATCCTGAACAGGCTCAGTTGATCCGTGAGAATGTCGCGGGCCTGCAGGCAGGTGTCAAAGCGGTGTTCGCGGGTCAGCTAGAAGCCGAGGGCATCGCGGCGCTGGATCATCCAATTCTTGACGATGCGGTGGCGGCAATCGTCGCAACGGGGATGGGCCTGGTGGTCAACCACACGCTGGGCCTTGTGGAGCCAGATCAGTCGACCAACCTGTTCATGCAGACCCTCGAGACGTGGCGAGATCGACTGAGTTCTTCTCACTAA
- a CDS encoding flavin-containing monooxygenase, with amino-acid sequence MSTPTLPQHEVLVVGAGFGGIAAGVKLRKAGIDDFVIVDKHPSVGGTWFINKYPGVAVDIPSFIYSYSFAQTGNWSRLFAPGEELQQYAEDVVDQHGLRDKLRLSTMVLGSRFDEATDIWHVKTDRGEITARHVIVGIGGLEVPNLPNIPGIDTFAGKLQHTTAWDHDYDLTGKRVAVIGTGATALQLVPAIADQVSHLTVFQRTAIWVAPKLDFKTGPLTRFIFGNRLLRAPLRGAGMVLVELGLGGALLGGQLLGERLYKAVLQSVGLALRGWMWTQLPGEPELRKKLTPNYAFGCKRPSMHNEWFSTFTKPNVDLVTEPIERITEDSVVTADGVEHKIDVLVCATGFKVMEKGATPPFPCLGRDGVDLNTWWDENRYQAYQGVTIPGWPNAYMLIGPWAYSPGSYLVLLESTVAHAVRAIKESRRRGATRCEVRREPHDKYWQQMLSRAAKSHLPTPLCAGSNTYYINYQGDAAAYRPSTNTEMRLQNRYFPFTDYEFTSVSEKNSVDLATSRGSA; translated from the coding sequence GTGAGCACACCCACCCTCCCCCAACACGAGGTCCTCGTCGTAGGCGCCGGATTCGGCGGTATCGCCGCAGGCGTCAAGCTACGCAAGGCCGGCATCGACGACTTCGTCATCGTCGACAAGCATCCGTCCGTGGGCGGAACCTGGTTTATCAACAAGTACCCCGGTGTGGCGGTGGACATTCCATCCTTCATCTACAGCTACTCGTTTGCCCAAACCGGGAACTGGAGCCGGCTGTTCGCGCCGGGCGAAGAACTGCAGCAGTATGCCGAGGACGTAGTCGATCAACATGGCCTGCGCGACAAGCTGCGGCTGAGCACCATGGTGCTCGGCAGCCGCTTCGACGAGGCCACCGACATCTGGCATGTAAAGACCGATCGAGGCGAAATCACGGCACGTCACGTGATCGTCGGGATCGGGGGGCTCGAAGTGCCGAACCTGCCGAACATCCCGGGTATCGACACCTTCGCCGGCAAGCTCCAGCACACCACGGCGTGGGACCACGACTACGACCTCACCGGCAAGCGGGTGGCCGTGATCGGAACCGGCGCCACCGCACTGCAATTGGTACCAGCGATCGCTGATCAGGTCAGTCACCTGACGGTGTTCCAGCGCACCGCGATCTGGGTCGCACCCAAGCTCGACTTCAAGACCGGCCCCCTCACCCGATTCATCTTCGGCAATCGCCTGCTGCGCGCGCCCCTGCGCGGCGCAGGCATGGTGCTCGTCGAACTAGGGCTCGGCGGTGCGCTGCTGGGCGGACAACTGTTGGGCGAACGCCTGTACAAGGCGGTGCTGCAGAGCGTTGGTCTGGCGCTGCGGGGATGGATGTGGACACAGCTCCCCGGAGAACCCGAACTACGCAAGAAGCTGACCCCGAACTATGCCTTCGGCTGCAAACGGCCGTCGATGCACAACGAGTGGTTTTCGACGTTCACCAAGCCCAATGTCGATCTGGTGACCGAACCCATCGAGCGCATCACGGAAGACTCCGTCGTCACCGCTGATGGCGTCGAGCACAAGATCGATGTCCTGGTCTGTGCTACCGGATTCAAGGTCATGGAAAAGGGCGCGACACCACCCTTCCCCTGCCTGGGACGCGACGGCGTCGACCTGAACACCTGGTGGGATGAGAATCGCTATCAGGCCTACCAAGGGGTGACCATTCCGGGATGGCCCAATGCCTACATGCTCATCGGCCCGTGGGCGTACTCGCCGGGATCATATCTAGTTCTACTGGAATCAACTGTGGCGCATGCTGTTCGGGCCATAAAGGAATCACGGCGGCGTGGCGCCACACGGTGTGAGGTTCGCCGGGAGCCCCACGACAAATACTGGCAACAGATGCTGTCGCGCGCCGCGAAGAGTCATCTGCCCACCCCGCTGTGTGCGGGCTCGAACACCTACTACATCAACTATCAGGGTGATGCCGCCGCGTACCGCCCCTCCACCAATACCGAGATGCGCTTGCAGAACCGGTATTTCCCATTCACCGACTACGAGTTCACCAGCGTTAGTGAGAAGAACTCAGTCGATCTCGCCACGTCTCGAGGGTCTGCATGA
- a CDS encoding alpha/beta hydrolase, producing MNDSVSIAAPGGTVSVEMTGSGSALQKFSHAVARVLLRAPLELLAKLAIRFPALRTRGFRAVNFVEMAAYPLRPSRGTARRIVTFPRFRAEWLWHKDLSDPENPAEGAVLYFHGGAFILGGLHSHRRMTARLARTAGTRLLAVDYRQLPLAHITESVADAMTAYRYLLDQGYTADKIVFAGDSAGGGLAFSAALAARDLRLPVPGGIAAISPWADLDCSAKKAHPNEARDAMLSGLILSVPGELGMAPDGVLDPAWSSVNHDFTGLPKVFIQVGSLEVLLVDVEQLARRCAEANVPCTVQIWDHAVHDFQIAADLLPDARAAVADIAYFIGQITNPTIYKAGTP from the coding sequence ATGAACGACTCGGTATCGATTGCCGCACCCGGCGGCACCGTCAGCGTGGAGATGACGGGGAGTGGATCAGCCCTGCAAAAGTTTTCCCACGCGGTGGCTCGCGTTCTGCTGCGAGCACCGCTGGAGCTTCTTGCCAAACTCGCCATACGATTTCCCGCGTTGAGGACGCGCGGATTCCGCGCCGTCAACTTCGTCGAGATGGCCGCATACCCACTGCGTCCAAGCAGGGGGACGGCGCGCCGTATTGTGACGTTCCCCCGCTTCCGCGCGGAATGGCTGTGGCATAAGGATCTTTCCGATCCCGAGAATCCGGCCGAGGGCGCGGTGCTGTATTTCCACGGCGGTGCCTTCATTCTGGGCGGCCTCCACAGTCACCGACGCATGACGGCACGCCTTGCGCGCACAGCGGGAACACGGCTGCTCGCGGTCGACTATCGCCAGCTCCCATTAGCACACATCACCGAATCTGTCGCCGATGCCATGACCGCTTACCGATATCTACTCGACCAGGGATACACCGCCGACAAGATTGTGTTCGCGGGCGATTCAGCCGGAGGCGGACTGGCCTTCAGCGCGGCGCTCGCCGCGCGAGATCTCCGATTACCTGTACCCGGTGGCATCGCCGCCATCTCTCCCTGGGCGGACCTCGATTGTTCAGCCAAGAAGGCTCATCCGAACGAGGCCCGTGACGCGATGCTATCCGGTCTCATTCTCTCGGTTCCAGGCGAACTGGGCATGGCCCCCGACGGCGTGTTGGACCCCGCCTGGTCATCGGTGAATCACGATTTCACAGGCTTACCAAAGGTTTTCATTCAAGTGGGATCACTGGAGGTACTGCTGGTCGATGTCGAGCAATTGGCCCGCCGCTGCGCCGAGGCCAACGTGCCGTGCACCGTCCAAATCTGGGACCACGCCGTGCACGATTTTCAGATAGCGGCGGATCTGCTGCCTGATGCTCGGGCGGCCGTTGCGGACATCGCGTACTTCATCGGCCAGATCACCAACCCGACCATCTACAAGGCAGGCACACCGTGA
- a CDS encoding flavin-containing monooxygenase → MSAPSPEFDVAIIGAGPGGIAAGVKLLQAGIGNIVLLERADDVGGSWHENHYPGLGVDVPSFAYQYSFARNSQWSRLFPKGDEVKQYHVDVAKRFGVHERVRFNTNVEREEWDDAGYWNLLTSDGSVITARFAISAVGAFVRPKADVGIAGADSFGGKVQRPTDWDHAYDMAGKRVGIIGTGASAVQIIPTIAPQVSHLGVFQRTPVWSLPKPDLEIGPILRPLYAAPGVQPALNGAVLVLADLLLRTLSRAPFRWSRPAMDRFDAACIAAYRRYIRWVVKDPSTAEKLAPDFGPLAKRPTISNGYLQAYNRDNVSLITEPIERITAAGVRTRDGAEHQFDVLVLATGYEVFSDPETYLPGAIVGSNGFDLAKYYAEQGLQAYESVAVHGLPNRWTLCGPYSWTGSGWHAFMEMTSDHAVRAITETNRRGAIRCEVRKEIADTYHRTVRQRSEAIRYYLAELNGHIPTYYRNSQGDSTYLRPAGFFEARRSTRKFPLDDYVYEKQPAEALA, encoded by the coding sequence ATGAGCGCTCCATCACCGGAATTCGATGTCGCGATCATCGGTGCCGGACCCGGCGGCATCGCAGCCGGAGTCAAACTACTGCAGGCCGGTATCGGCAACATCGTGCTGCTGGAACGGGCCGATGACGTAGGCGGTAGCTGGCATGAGAACCACTATCCAGGCCTGGGAGTGGACGTTCCGTCCTTCGCCTACCAGTACTCCTTCGCGCGAAACTCTCAGTGGAGCAGGCTTTTTCCCAAAGGAGACGAGGTCAAGCAGTATCACGTCGACGTGGCCAAACGCTTCGGTGTCCACGAACGCGTCCGCTTCAACACCAACGTCGAACGGGAAGAGTGGGACGACGCCGGATATTGGAACCTGCTCACCAGCGACGGTTCGGTCATTACCGCGCGCTTCGCGATCAGCGCCGTAGGCGCCTTCGTCCGCCCCAAGGCCGATGTCGGCATCGCCGGAGCGGACTCGTTCGGCGGCAAGGTCCAACGGCCTACAGACTGGGACCACGCGTACGACATGGCGGGAAAACGTGTCGGCATCATCGGCACCGGAGCCAGTGCGGTGCAGATCATTCCGACGATCGCGCCACAGGTATCGCATCTCGGCGTCTTTCAACGCACACCCGTGTGGTCGCTGCCCAAGCCGGACCTTGAAATCGGCCCCATCCTGCGCCCCCTATACGCGGCGCCCGGCGTGCAGCCCGCACTCAATGGCGCCGTCCTGGTACTGGCCGACCTGCTACTGCGCACCCTGAGCAGAGCGCCGTTCCGATGGTCGCGGCCCGCGATGGACAGATTCGATGCGGCATGCATTGCCGCATACCGGCGTTACATCCGTTGGGTGGTAAAGGATCCGTCTACGGCCGAGAAACTGGCTCCCGACTTCGGCCCGCTTGCCAAGCGCCCGACCATATCCAACGGCTATCTGCAGGCGTACAACCGTGACAACGTCTCGCTGATCACCGAGCCGATCGAGAGGATTACCGCGGCAGGCGTCCGGACACGCGATGGCGCCGAACACCAATTCGATGTACTGGTGCTCGCCACGGGATACGAAGTTTTCTCCGATCCGGAGACCTATCTTCCCGGAGCCATCGTGGGCAGCAACGGCTTCGACTTGGCGAAATACTATGCCGAGCAAGGATTGCAGGCCTACGAAAGTGTTGCGGTGCACGGACTGCCAAATCGATGGACGTTATGCGGGCCGTATTCGTGGACGGGCTCGGGTTGGCATGCCTTCATGGAAATGACATCGGATCACGCCGTACGTGCCATCACCGAGACCAACCGGCGCGGTGCGATTCGCTGTGAGGTACGCAAGGAGATCGCCGACACCTACCACCGGACCGTGCGACAACGGTCCGAGGCCATCCGGTACTACCTTGCGGAGCTGAACGGACATATTCCGACCTACTACCGGAACTCACAGGGCGACAGCACATACCTGCGGCCCGCGGGCTTCTTCGAGGCCCGCCGCAGCACACGCAAGTTCCCCCTCGACGACTACGTCTACGAGAAGCAGCCCGCGGAGGCACTCGCATGA
- a CDS encoding SDR family NAD(P)-dependent oxidoreductase, with translation MKTAIVTGAGSGIGRETARLFASQGDRVILADIDIDAAESAAGEIVTAGGTAIAYQLDVADEEQWEAFGKWVDTEFGAPHLLVNNAGIMDWGGFVEMTAQEWQRTIDIDLMSVIYGSRVFAQQMIDTGVRGHIVNISSGAAFLPHKMIAAYGTAKAAVLMASQALRVELRRHHIGVTAICPGVINTNLIANGHRAGISEVDQQQWYASAGKIQSISYAGPDKVARVIERSVRHNWAVVPVNPESWFIYGLYRLSPSLSRVVTGIGSFELADNLMSRLQPLLNRVGQ, from the coding sequence ATGAAGACCGCAATCGTGACCGGGGCCGGATCTGGTATTGGGCGAGAAACCGCCCGCCTCTTCGCTTCTCAGGGAGATCGGGTAATCCTGGCTGATATCGACATCGATGCCGCTGAATCGGCCGCCGGCGAGATCGTCACCGCCGGCGGCACCGCGATCGCGTACCAATTGGATGTCGCGGACGAGGAACAGTGGGAGGCCTTCGGTAAGTGGGTCGACACCGAATTCGGCGCGCCGCACCTACTCGTCAACAACGCCGGAATCATGGACTGGGGCGGCTTTGTCGAGATGACCGCACAGGAGTGGCAACGCACGATAGACATCGACTTGATGAGCGTCATCTACGGCTCACGCGTATTCGCCCAACAGATGATCGATACCGGGGTACGCGGTCATATCGTCAACATCTCCTCGGGTGCGGCCTTCCTGCCGCACAAGATGATTGCCGCATACGGAACCGCCAAGGCAGCCGTGCTGATGGCATCACAGGCGCTACGCGTCGAACTACGCCGCCACCACATCGGCGTCACCGCGATATGCCCGGGTGTCATCAACACGAATCTGATCGCCAATGGTCATCGCGCAGGCATCAGCGAGGTCGATCAACAGCAGTGGTACGCCAGCGCCGGCAAGATCCAGTCGATCAGCTACGCGGGCCCGGACAAGGTAGCGCGCGTCATCGAGCGATCGGTACGGCACAACTGGGCCGTCGTTCCCGTGAACCCCGAATCGTGGTTCATCTATGGGCTCTACCGCCTGTCGCCGAGTCTCAGCCGGGTCGTCACCGGTATCGGCTCATTCGAACTGGCCGACAACCTGATGTCTCGGCTGCAGCCACTCCTGAATCGAGTCGGACAATGA
- a CDS encoding SDR family NAD(P)-dependent oxidoreductase — MPVTVVTGAGSGIGRATAERFGRKGWTVVVSDINETTGAETVDRIVRDGGNAVFRRLDVADLADWEQFTDWVCEHYGLPDLLVNNAGILIAGGFLEQTGADWRRMISINMMSPLVGSRLFVQRMVDAGARGHIANICSVGAFMPTSLAPSYVVAKQGAWFGTQALRAEFGRHGIGVSAICPGLIDTNLSANGTRSGVDNPTGTTWTNKLSRGQHFLGRSPDHVAAAIERGMRWNLSTVPVGLEAWFGWYLYRLSPGLSRGLMGLGRMSLAERVVDLGARTLNTLGIGADR, encoded by the coding sequence ATGCCCGTAACCGTCGTGACCGGGGCGGGCAGCGGCATCGGACGCGCGACCGCCGAGCGTTTCGGTCGTAAAGGTTGGACCGTCGTGGTATCCGATATCAACGAGACGACCGGCGCCGAGACGGTCGACCGCATCGTGCGCGATGGCGGGAATGCCGTCTTCCGCCGACTGGATGTCGCCGATCTGGCGGATTGGGAGCAGTTCACCGATTGGGTATGCGAGCACTACGGCCTGCCGGACCTGCTCGTGAACAACGCGGGAATCCTCATCGCCGGTGGTTTCCTGGAGCAGACCGGCGCGGACTGGCGGCGGATGATCTCGATCAACATGATGAGCCCGCTGGTCGGATCGCGACTGTTTGTGCAGCGCATGGTGGATGCCGGCGCAAGAGGACACATCGCCAACATCTGCTCGGTTGGGGCGTTCATGCCTACGTCCTTGGCACCGTCGTATGTCGTTGCGAAGCAAGGGGCTTGGTTTGGCACACAGGCACTACGCGCCGAGTTCGGTCGCCATGGCATCGGTGTCAGCGCGATCTGTCCCGGCTTGATCGACACAAATCTGTCTGCGAACGGCACTCGCAGCGGTGTCGACAACCCGACGGGCACAACGTGGACGAACAAACTCAGCCGGGGGCAGCACTTCCTCGGACGCTCCCCTGATCATGTGGCTGCTGCGATCGAGCGTGGCATGCGGTGGAATCTGTCCACCGTGCCGGTCGGACTGGAAGCCTGGTTCGGCTGGTACTTGTACAGACTCTCCCCGGGCTTGTCCCGTGGGCTCATGGGCCTGGGACGGATGTCGCTGGCCGAACGTGTCGTGGACCTGGGCGCGCGCACACTGAACACCTTGGGGATCGGAGCAGATCGATGA
- a CDS encoding TetR/AcrR family transcriptional regulator has translation MSGQRQRISRAESQQRTREDLLDAAEELFLANGLGGTTVTKIADAAGRTVGAIYSNFSSKENLCAEVLLRCYMRTFSDVAGKLLQSASSVEDQVAQLAQWSAALSGDEGLVALAAEYALAIHKDQTQLAVSQGHIAMGRSLLGAVLSNALPDTVPDDERDVALTAILATATGLALGRTLGTIDNQQYVALLTRTLQLWIADLRLSPNASS, from the coding sequence ATGTCCGGGCAGCGACAGCGGATAAGCCGCGCCGAATCTCAGCAACGTACCCGCGAAGATCTCCTTGATGCGGCCGAGGAACTGTTCCTGGCCAACGGACTCGGCGGCACTACCGTCACCAAGATCGCCGATGCAGCCGGCCGGACCGTCGGGGCGATCTACTCGAACTTCTCCAGCAAAGAGAACCTTTGCGCTGAGGTGCTGCTGCGCTGCTATATGAGGACCTTCTCCGACGTTGCAGGCAAGCTCCTTCAGTCCGCCTCCTCCGTCGAGGACCAGGTCGCTCAGCTCGCACAGTGGTCCGCGGCGTTAAGCGGCGATGAGGGCCTGGTAGCGCTGGCCGCAGAGTACGCACTGGCCATTCACAAGGATCAGACGCAGCTGGCGGTCTCGCAGGGCCATATCGCTATGGGACGCAGTCTGCTGGGTGCGGTGCTCTCGAACGCCCTTCCCGACACCGTGCCCGATGACGAACGTGACGTCGCGCTTACCGCGATCCTCGCGACCGCGACGGGATTGGCACTGGGCCGCACACTGGGCACCATCGACAACCAGCAGTACGTCGCTCTACTGACTCGCACGCTGCAGCTGTGGATTGCCGACCTGCGGCTCTCTCCGAACGCCTCCAGCTAA
- a CDS encoding MspA family porin has protein sequence MLKSLVVLTIAGVLGATAPVALADPLGGEPLPDRIAAEGAPGPAADNGAVASAEPGTLRTREGWVLAIAAKDEAQLPVAPLTTALSSREYLVSGTFLGAIQGAGTTKLTDGILEAGYQIGCGISAAEVDLRFGGGITPQISPAGVPSIGGNVFGQVRPTLKPGTATIIPVTKMAFEGDSARVTITAFRIKIDSCVGQSFIRSYAILTSSTEDTQDVVTYMGVTKAV, from the coding sequence ATGCTGAAAAGTCTTGTCGTCCTGACCATCGCGGGCGTGCTCGGCGCGACCGCACCGGTGGCCCTGGCTGATCCGCTGGGCGGTGAACCATTGCCGGATCGGATTGCCGCCGAGGGCGCACCCGGCCCGGCCGCAGACAACGGTGCCGTGGCCTCGGCAGAGCCGGGCACCCTGCGCACGCGGGAGGGTTGGGTTCTGGCCATAGCGGCCAAGGACGAGGCCCAATTGCCCGTCGCGCCGTTGACCACAGCCCTGTCCTCACGCGAGTACCTGGTCAGTGGAACATTCCTTGGTGCCATCCAGGGGGCCGGCACTACGAAGCTGACCGATGGGATCCTTGAAGCTGGGTACCAAATCGGTTGTGGCATAAGCGCTGCCGAGGTCGACTTGAGATTCGGTGGTGGCATCACACCGCAGATCAGTCCCGCGGGTGTGCCCAGCATCGGAGGTAACGTCTTTGGGCAGGTCCGTCCCACTCTCAAGCCGGGTACCGCCACCATCATTCCGGTCACCAAGATGGCGTTCGAGGGGGACAGTGCGCGCGTCACCATCACGGCCTTCCGCATCAAGATCGACAGCTGCGTGGGCCAGTCCTTCATCCGCTCCTATGCGATCTTGACCAGCTCGACCGAGGACACGCAGGACGTGGTCACCTACATGGGTGTGACCAAGGCCGTCTGA
- a CDS encoding MspA family porin → MFKTLATVTAACVLTGGAPLASAEPGPSPLPLPVGIENPPRPAEGEPGPPLDNGVVASEPPATVTTPDGWVLALAAEEETQLPIPPLTTATSSREYLAGGTFIATVKGGGSTKLKGGTVEAGYQIGCGIALSGVRLTGSIGLSSSIGQSGLGNISMPLVGNIEVRPKPGEVINVSVTKKKFKGTQSRITLKDVHIKIDGCIGQSFLRSYAVLTSTTSGTEDIIAYYGVTKTV, encoded by the coding sequence ATGTTCAAGACTCTTGCCACCGTGACAGCCGCGTGTGTACTCACCGGAGGGGCGCCGTTGGCGTCGGCTGAGCCCGGCCCCTCCCCACTTCCCTTGCCCGTCGGGATAGAGAACCCGCCGCGGCCCGCTGAAGGTGAGCCTGGCCCGCCGCTGGACAACGGGGTCGTCGCTTCCGAACCACCGGCGACCGTCACAACCCCGGACGGCTGGGTGCTGGCACTCGCGGCAGAGGAAGAGACTCAGCTGCCTATCCCGCCGCTCACCACGGCGACCTCCTCTCGTGAATACCTGGCCGGAGGCACGTTCATCGCCACCGTGAAAGGTGGCGGCAGCACAAAACTGAAGGGCGGGACCGTCGAGGCCGGTTACCAGATTGGCTGCGGTATCGCCTTGAGCGGAGTTCGCCTGACCGGAAGCATCGGCCTGTCCTCGTCGATCGGCCAGTCCGGGCTTGGCAACATCAGCATGCCCCTCGTGGGAAACATCGAGGTGAGGCCAAAACCCGGTGAGGTCATCAATGTTTCCGTCACCAAGAAGAAGTTCAAGGGCACGCAATCGCGCATCACGCTCAAGGACGTTCACATCAAGATCGACGGATGTATCGGGCAGTCGTTCCTGCGGTCCTATGCGGTGCTCACCAGCACGACCTCAGGAACCGAGGACATCATCGCCTACTACGGCGTCACCAAAACGGTCTGA